A window of the Elusimicrobiaceae bacterium genome harbors these coding sequences:
- the obgE gene encoding GTPase ObgE: ADSNLTTLLELAYHPHLEGKHGYNGKGSLKDGSYGEDLYIRVPCGTIVRRSGRVVADLIEPGQSWLAAKGGRGGRGNASFKTQLNTAPQISEKGEPGESLELDLELKILADAGFVGFPNAGKSTLLAALSAARPKIADYPFTTLNPNLGIVYHKKRSFAAADIPGLIEGAHEGKGLGHNFLKHIERTRVIVHLVDPLGFKDIEPAESVRVIASELGNFSSKLARKPRIIAVNKCDLPQAQEVYRAVRKAFRTRKVFLISAATRQGLDALLDEILRLLDIVPAVRIKPGDDRPEIARHAVEPLFTLERDETGLVVVGGATIERKVQMTNFGQPESVIRLRKYFKTVGLDKALANKGIHEGDSVVIAGREFEWSYSPGSDMAERAVSRRKRA; the protein is encoded by the coding sequence GGCGGATTCCAATCTTACCACCTTGCTGGAACTGGCGTACCATCCCCATCTGGAAGGCAAGCACGGCTACAACGGCAAGGGTTCGCTGAAAGACGGTTCCTACGGCGAGGATCTGTATATCCGGGTGCCCTGCGGCACAATAGTGCGCCGGAGCGGGCGCGTGGTTGCCGATCTTATCGAGCCGGGCCAGAGCTGGCTCGCCGCCAAAGGCGGACGGGGCGGACGGGGAAACGCATCGTTTAAAACACAGCTTAATACCGCGCCGCAGATTTCGGAGAAAGGCGAGCCGGGCGAATCGCTCGAGCTGGATCTCGAACTCAAAATTCTGGCGGACGCTGGGTTTGTGGGGTTTCCGAACGCCGGCAAATCCACTCTGCTGGCCGCGCTGAGCGCGGCCCGGCCCAAAATTGCGGACTATCCGTTTACCACGCTCAACCCCAACCTCGGCATCGTATATCACAAAAAGCGCAGTTTCGCCGCGGCCGACATTCCGGGCCTCATTGAAGGCGCTCATGAGGGCAAGGGGCTGGGTCATAATTTTCTGAAGCATATCGAGCGCACCCGCGTTATCGTGCATCTGGTTGATCCGCTGGGTTTTAAGGATATCGAGCCGGCGGAATCGGTTCGGGTGATCGCGTCGGAGCTTGGGAACTTCAGCTCCAAACTGGCTCGCAAGCCGCGCATCATCGCGGTCAACAAGTGCGATCTGCCGCAGGCGCAGGAAGTTTACAGGGCTGTCAGAAAAGCGTTTCGCACGCGCAAGGTATTTCTTATTTCCGCGGCCACCCGGCAGGGTCTGGACGCGCTGCTCGACGAAATACTCCGGCTGCTTGACATTGTGCCCGCAGTCAGAATCAAGCCCGGGGACGACCGGCCCGAGATCGCGCGTCATGCGGTGGAGCCGCTGTTCACGCTGGAGCGGGACGAAACGGGGCTTGTTGTGGTGGGCGGGGCCACCATAGAGCGGAAAGTGCAGATGACTAATTTCGGACAGCCGGAATCTGTTATCCGGCTGAGAAAATATTTCAAGACGGTGGGCCTTGACAAGGCGCTCGCCAACAAGGGCATTCACGAAGGCGACAGTGTGGTTATCGCCGGCCGCGAGTTCGAGTGGAGCTATTCGCCCGGCTCCGACATGGCGGAACGGGCTGTTTCCCGCCGTAAACGGGCATAA